The following are encoded in a window of Limibacter armeniacum genomic DNA:
- a CDS encoding tetratricopeptide repeat protein produces the protein MLRIASGKVTCFFIFIFLLQAFNGIGQLSKVDSLSMLLKQQDLTGTERYKILADLSYTLCRSDIKLARRYAYEAKNVAKQLKSDQLYGRALSLVGLTYKAEGAYEKALLNYRQAYDLETEPINRGNILGRIGSIYSHLAKYDSAFHYYNAALAIRQEIGDEEGVSFSYNNLGTLYERKGEYKKAIEYYFKDLRLSEKLGVSDQDRGVTLYNIGLVYSTLEDHKLSLKYLNQSLELRKKVGDKKGMAVTLSALGDLYLNIENYSLSFDHYTEALQLCRDLGDVRREAEVLADLGYWHHKRKIYQKATELFREALALYQQINDKRGLLECYKSLSETLYKQKDYVAASKLVSKAYPLAEEMGAKSVILELMELENKVVLSSVNQFKALEQVQRFLNLKDSIYNLEKAKQIAELQAEYDLSNTEKENALLRKEQDLQQIRLKQEHNATLTFGGISFILTLLAIFFYRQRRYGLKVNKVLQTKNKELKERETELIEHSEELSQVNEELLASNNALQEAYGRIELKNEQITQSINYACRIQEALFPTKEDINQNFKGSFVYFKPLDLISGDFYWLLNFEGLVFWAAVDCTGHGVPGALMSMLASSGLDDIVRNDRVTDPARILEYLHLRIVDTLKQQQGYNNDGMDVSLCVYDPVSKKLSFSGARHSICYIQNGELNMIKGVKRSIGGEMFHKPFKSHEISIKVPTQVYLYSDGYKDQFGGPKNKRFMAHRFRNLLEEIHHHDMGKQYELLDRNFYGWMNESRTTQVDDVLVWGVLID, from the coding sequence ATGTTGAGAATAGCATCAGGGAAAGTAACCTGCTTTTTCATATTCATTTTTTTACTGCAAGCTTTTAATGGAATTGGACAACTATCCAAGGTAGATAGTCTATCAATGCTGTTAAAACAGCAGGACCTTACGGGAACGGAGAGGTATAAGATTCTGGCAGACTTATCATATACGCTGTGTCGCAGTGACATCAAATTGGCAAGAAGGTATGCATATGAGGCGAAAAATGTAGCCAAGCAGCTAAAAAGTGATCAGCTGTATGGACGAGCGCTTTCGCTTGTAGGACTGACTTATAAAGCAGAGGGTGCATATGAAAAGGCCCTTTTGAATTATAGACAGGCATATGATTTAGAAACAGAGCCAATTAATAGAGGGAATATCTTAGGCAGAATAGGAAGTATTTATAGCCATTTGGCTAAGTATGATTCAGCATTTCATTATTACAATGCAGCATTAGCAATACGTCAAGAAATAGGGGATGAAGAAGGGGTGTCTTTTTCATATAATAACTTAGGGACATTGTATGAGCGAAAAGGTGAATACAAGAAAGCCATTGAGTATTATTTCAAGGATTTACGCCTTTCTGAAAAGCTAGGTGTGAGCGATCAGGACCGAGGGGTGACGCTGTATAATATTGGGTTAGTTTATTCTACATTAGAAGACCATAAACTTTCACTCAAGTACCTGAATCAGTCCCTGGAGTTGCGAAAGAAAGTAGGTGATAAAAAAGGAATGGCAGTAACGCTAAGTGCATTGGGTGATCTGTACCTGAATATAGAAAACTATAGCCTTAGCTTTGATCATTATACGGAAGCCTTACAGCTATGCAGAGATTTAGGAGATGTGAGAAGAGAGGCTGAAGTACTGGCAGATTTAGGTTATTGGCATCATAAGAGAAAGATTTATCAGAAAGCAACAGAGCTATTTAGGGAAGCACTTGCGCTGTATCAGCAGATAAATGACAAACGAGGGTTATTGGAGTGCTACAAAAGCTTGTCGGAAACTCTTTACAAGCAAAAGGATTATGTAGCGGCTAGTAAGCTTGTATCAAAAGCTTACCCTTTAGCTGAAGAAATGGGAGCGAAAAGTGTCATTTTGGAACTGATGGAGTTGGAAAACAAAGTGGTACTGTCTTCAGTGAATCAATTTAAAGCGCTAGAGCAGGTTCAGCGATTTTTAAACCTTAAAGATTCCATCTATAACTTAGAGAAGGCAAAACAAATCGCAGAACTGCAGGCTGAGTATGATTTGTCAAATACGGAAAAGGAAAATGCTTTGCTTCGAAAAGAGCAAGACTTACAACAAATAAGATTAAAGCAGGAGCATAATGCTACCTTAACTTTTGGAGGAATCTCATTTATTCTGACACTTTTGGCCATATTTTTCTATCGACAAAGAAGGTATGGGCTGAAAGTGAACAAAGTTCTACAGACGAAAAATAAGGAGCTGAAGGAGAGGGAAACTGAGTTGATTGAACATTCAGAAGAGCTAAGTCAAGTTAATGAGGAGTTATTGGCAAGTAATAATGCTTTGCAAGAGGCATATGGAAGAATTGAGTTGAAAAATGAGCAGATCACTCAAAGTATCAACTATGCATGCCGGATACAGGAAGCACTTTTCCCTACTAAGGAAGATATCAACCAAAACTTTAAAGGAAGTTTTGTTTACTTCAAGCCATTGGACCTGATTAGTGGAGATTTCTATTGGCTGTTGAATTTTGAAGGGTTAGTTTTTTGGGCGGCTGTTGATTGTACAGGACATGGGGTTCCTGGTGCGTTAATGAGCATGTTGGCAAGTAGTGGGCTAGATGATATTGTGAGAAATGATAGGGTCACTGATCCTGCCCGAATATTGGAGTACCTTCATTTACGGATAGTTGATACACTGAAACAACAGCAAGGTTATAACAATGATGGAATGGACGTGTCATTGTGTGTGTATGATCCTGTTAGTAAAAAGTTGAGTTTTTCAGGTGCTAGACATTCAATTTGTTATATCCAGAATGGAGAGTTGAATATGATTAAGGGAGTGAAGCGTTCGATTGGAGGAGAAATGTTTCATAAACCATTCAAGAGCCATGAGATCAGTATCAAAGTGCCAACACAAGTTTACCTTTATTCTGATGGATATAAAGACCAGTTTGGTGGACCGAAGAATAAACGTTTTATGGCTCATCGTTTCCGTAACTTATTAGAAGAAATTCATCATCATGATATGGGAAAGCAATATGAGTTGTTGGATAGGAATTTTTATGGTTGGATGAACGAAAGTCGTACAACACAGGTTGATGATGTATTGGTTTGGGGAGTGCTAATTGATTAA
- a CDS encoding S41 family peptidase, translated as MKNYFSLFYFLVIAFLIAACSDSDGEEVTVDTEALGKDGVSNSEIPAINLLVDDVMHSLYLWADETPTLSNEKLASYENPQDLVDAFKSEEDRFSFIIQSEPDNARIASSKDVGTGIIWGVSSGRIYVVHVLKGSPADLAGVTRGDVISEIDGATASLNTALALSERVLRSFDLKLTNLSGGDERSVSVASEILDVEYVSEHQVISWNGNKIGYLLFDAYEEASISALNDAFSEFKQENVRYLVLDLRYNGGGSVSVARHLASLIYGKGTTDDILLREIFNEEYSSENAVVTFSPQTQLGLDLDKLYVITGGGTASASELTIHNLRPYMDVITVGQTTYGKNVGSILIQEEGYDFFPISFRVTDVNGDGDYGDGIAPDISDARDWIDVPLGSVSESRLRAALEDISPNSAARVAEEKHQSVDVPVVGTQSLIDYNLKVNLTE; from the coding sequence ATGAAAAATTACTTTTCACTATTCTATTTTCTTGTAATAGCTTTTTTAATAGCAGCCTGTTCTGACTCAGATGGGGAAGAAGTTACTGTGGATACTGAAGCTTTGGGGAAAGATGGAGTAAGTAATTCTGAAATTCCTGCTATTAACTTATTAGTAGATGATGTAATGCATTCACTGTACCTGTGGGCGGATGAAACACCTACTCTAAGTAATGAAAAATTAGCAAGCTATGAAAATCCACAAGATCTTGTTGATGCTTTTAAAAGTGAAGAAGATCGGTTTAGTTTTATTATCCAATCTGAGCCAGATAATGCCCGTATTGCTAGTAGTAAAGATGTAGGGACAGGTATTATTTGGGGGGTAAGTAGTGGTCGCATTTATGTTGTTCATGTATTAAAAGGCTCTCCAGCTGATTTGGCTGGTGTTACACGTGGTGATGTTATTAGTGAAATAGATGGAGCCACTGCCAGTTTGAATACAGCATTGGCACTTAGTGAAAGGGTATTAAGGTCTTTTGACTTGAAATTGACAAACCTTAGTGGAGGAGATGAAAGATCGGTGTCAGTGGCTTCAGAAATACTGGATGTAGAGTATGTGAGTGAGCATCAGGTGATAAGTTGGAACGGAAATAAAATAGGTTATTTGTTGTTTGATGCATATGAAGAAGCTTCAATTTCTGCTTTAAATGATGCTTTTTCAGAGTTCAAGCAAGAAAATGTAAGGTATTTGGTACTTGATCTTCGGTATAATGGAGGGGGGAGTGTAAGTGTAGCAAGACATTTGGCTAGCTTGATTTATGGAAAAGGGACTACTGATGATATACTGTTAAGAGAAATTTTTAATGAAGAATACTCTTCAGAAAATGCAGTAGTTACTTTTAGTCCTCAGACTCAGTTAGGTTTGGATTTGGATAAATTGTATGTCATCACAGGTGGTGGGACAGCATCAGCTAGTGAGCTGACCATTCATAACCTTCGCCCTTATATGGATGTTATTACTGTTGGTCAGACAACATATGGGAAAAACGTAGGATCTATTTTAATTCAGGAAGAAGGATATGACTTTTTCCCTATCTCTTTTAGAGTGACTGATGTGAATGGAGATGGAGATTATGGTGATGGGATTGCACCAGATATTAGTGATGCGAGAGATTGGATAGACGTTCCCTTGGGAAGTGTTAGCGAATCAAGGTTACGAGCCGCTTTAGAAGACATCAGTCCAAACTCAGCAGCTAGAGTAGCTGAGGAGAAACATCAATCAGTGGATGTGCCTGTAGTAGGAACACAGTCCTTGATAGATTATAACTTGAAAGTAAACTTAACAGAATAA
- the miaB gene encoding tRNA (N6-isopentenyl adenosine(37)-C2)-methylthiotransferase MiaB produces the protein MSELIKDISLVKDEKKDVDACGVRVSENTAEQGQRKLYIESYGCQMNFSDSEIVASVMKEANFGTTSNVEDADLVFLNTCSIRDKAEQTVRKRLKYFNAVKDKRPGMVIGVLGCMAERLKEQLLEEEKIVDIVAGPDAYRDLPKLVQEVDGGEKGVNVFLSREETYADISPVRLNSNGITAFISIMRGCDNMCSFCVVPFTRGRERSRDPHSIVAEAKELFDKGYKEVTLLGQNVDSYKWAEEQNNKARLEKIEKKGDEVEIVNFANLLEMVAQVSPDLRVRFSTSHPKDMTDEVLHVMAKYENICKYIHLPAQSGNSRVLDIMNRTYDREWYIGRVDAIRRILGEDCGISSDMIAGFCTETEEEHQDTLTLMDYVKYDFSYMFYYSERPGTLAAKKFEDDIALDVKKRRLSEIINKQNEYSLERNQRDIGKTFKVLIEGYSKRSDEHLQGRNTANKVVVFPKKHYKPGEYAEVKVHDCTSATLLGEAL, from the coding sequence ATGAGTGAATTAATCAAGGATATCAGCCTTGTAAAGGATGAGAAAAAGGATGTAGATGCTTGTGGCGTAAGAGTATCTGAAAACACTGCCGAGCAAGGGCAGCGCAAGTTGTACATCGAAAGCTATGGATGTCAGATGAATTTTTCTGACTCTGAAATTGTCGCTTCCGTTATGAAGGAGGCAAACTTCGGTACTACTTCCAATGTGGAAGATGCTGATTTGGTATTCTTGAATACCTGTTCTATCCGTGATAAGGCGGAGCAAACAGTACGAAAGAGACTGAAGTATTTCAATGCGGTAAAAGATAAGCGCCCAGGTATGGTAATCGGCGTTTTGGGTTGTATGGCAGAACGCTTGAAAGAACAGCTGCTTGAAGAAGAAAAGATTGTAGATATTGTAGCCGGGCCAGATGCTTACCGTGACCTTCCAAAGTTGGTACAGGAAGTAGATGGTGGAGAGAAAGGCGTAAACGTATTCTTGTCAAGAGAAGAAACATATGCAGATATTAGCCCAGTTAGGTTAAATTCTAACGGTATTACAGCATTTATCTCAATTATGAGAGGTTGTGATAACATGTGTTCATTCTGTGTGGTACCATTTACAAGAGGTCGTGAGCGTAGCCGTGATCCACATTCGATTGTAGCAGAAGCAAAGGAGTTGTTTGATAAAGGTTACAAGGAAGTGACATTGCTTGGGCAGAATGTAGACTCTTACAAATGGGCAGAAGAGCAAAATAATAAGGCTAGGCTAGAGAAAATAGAGAAGAAAGGCGATGAAGTCGAGATTGTAAACTTTGCGAACTTGCTTGAAATGGTAGCTCAAGTTTCTCCTGATTTACGTGTTCGTTTCTCTACATCTCATCCTAAGGATATGACTGACGAGGTGTTGCATGTAATGGCTAAATATGAGAATATCTGTAAGTATATTCACTTGCCTGCTCAGTCAGGAAATAGTCGTGTTTTAGATATAATGAACCGTACTTACGACCGTGAGTGGTACATTGGTCGTGTTGATGCAATTCGAAGAATATTAGGGGAGGACTGTGGCATTTCTTCTGATATGATTGCAGGTTTCTGTACTGAAACAGAAGAGGAGCACCAAGATACATTGACACTGATGGATTATGTAAAGTATGATTTCAGTTATATGTTCTACTACTCAGAACGTCCAGGAACCTTGGCTGCCAAGAAGTTCGAGGATGACATTGCTTTGGATGTGAAAAAGCGCCGCCTGAGCGAAATTATTAACAAACAGAATGAATATTCTCTTGAACGTAACCAAAGAGATATTGGTAAGACGTTTAAAGTATTGATTGAGGGATATTCAAAACGTTCAGATGAGCACTTGCAAGGTAGAAATACAGCCAACAAAGTGGTGGTATTCCCTAAAAAGCACTATAAGCCAGGAGAGTATGCGGAAGTGAAAGTACATGATTGTACTTCGGCAACCTTGCTTGGAGAGGCATTATAA
- a CDS encoding glycosyltransferase family 2 protein — MQKLTAIIPTGNEEHNIEAVLESVSFADEVIVVDSYSTDRTVELASKHTNCILMREFDYPSSQKNWAIPQASNEWILLVDADERITPELKAEIQGILASDPKEDGFWIYRQNHFMGQEVNYSGWQNDKVVRLFRKSTCRYEDKRVHEEIEVKDRKIGELKHKMLHYTYVSLDHYISKLNQYAKWQAVDYQNKVHKVNFSHLMLKPTFRFFKHFFIQKGYRDGVVGFIISYLQSYAVASRYIRLWLLQQEGK; from the coding sequence ATGCAAAAGTTAACAGCAATCATTCCTACAGGAAATGAGGAGCACAACATAGAGGCAGTACTGGAATCAGTATCGTTTGCAGATGAAGTGATTGTAGTGGATTCTTATAGTACTGATCGTACAGTAGAATTAGCAAGCAAACATACAAATTGCATCTTGATGAGAGAGTTTGATTATCCTTCATCTCAAAAAAACTGGGCAATTCCTCAGGCATCAAATGAGTGGATATTGTTGGTAGATGCTGATGAACGTATTACACCAGAGTTGAAAGCAGAGATACAAGGGATTTTAGCTTCAGACCCAAAAGAAGATGGATTTTGGATTTATAGACAGAATCACTTTATGGGACAAGAAGTAAACTATAGTGGTTGGCAGAATGATAAAGTGGTAAGGTTATTTCGAAAAAGTACTTGTCGTTATGAAGACAAACGAGTGCATGAGGAGATTGAGGTAAAAGATCGTAAGATAGGAGAGTTAAAGCATAAAATGCTTCATTATACTTATGTGAGCCTTGATCATTACATTAGTAAACTGAATCAGTATGCCAAGTGGCAAGCTGTGGACTATCAGAATAAAGTCCATAAGGTGAATTTTTCCCATTTGATGCTTAAGCCAACTTTTCGTTTTTTTAAGCACTTTTTTATACAGAAAGGCTATAGAGATGGTGTAGTTGGTTTCATTATTTCTTACCTCCAGTCTTATGCAGTAGCTAGTCGTTACATCAGACTGTGGCTTCTTCAGCAGGAAGGAAAATAA
- a CDS encoding glycosyltransferase family protein — protein MKISGFTFLKNTTKLYYPVKESILSILDIVDEFVIAVGDNDPDDNTLGMLESIGSDKIRVINTVWDLDKYPNGTVYAQQTDIAMKACTGDWLFYIQGDEAVHEKDHQKILDACSKYVDDPDVEGLLFRYMHFYGDYEHYFRNHCWYPNEIRIVRNLPDVHSFRDAQSFRKIPNFDGVSYHSKEGAEKLKVVEIDADIYHYGWVRPPELMTQKTRHINTNYKGKGFNADDYEEFRHAYDYGRLDRAKVFKGSHPALMQDKIKQLDWKDKLRFSGPTAINRDLKKHEKLKYRILSFLEEKFLGGRLIGGYKNYKLIKK, from the coding sequence ATGAAAATCAGTGGATTTACATTTTTAAAAAATACAACAAAACTATACTATCCTGTAAAAGAATCTATATTATCGATATTGGATATCGTGGATGAGTTTGTGATAGCTGTTGGGGATAATGACCCTGATGATAATACTTTGGGAATGCTCGAAAGTATTGGCTCTGATAAGATCAGAGTCATTAATACTGTTTGGGATCTTGATAAATACCCTAATGGAACAGTTTACGCTCAGCAGACGGATATTGCTATGAAAGCATGTACAGGTGATTGGCTTTTTTATATTCAAGGTGACGAAGCTGTACACGAGAAAGATCATCAAAAAATTCTTGATGCTTGTAGCAAATATGTTGATGATCCTGATGTTGAAGGCTTACTTTTCCGTTATATGCATTTTTATGGTGATTATGAACACTACTTTAGAAATCATTGCTGGTACCCAAATGAAATCAGAATTGTTCGTAACCTACCAGATGTTCATTCATTTAGAGATGCACAATCGTTTAGGAAAATTCCGAATTTTGACGGTGTAAGTTACCATTCTAAAGAAGGAGCTGAGAAGTTAAAGGTAGTCGAGATTGACGCTGATATCTATCATTATGGATGGGTACGACCTCCAGAACTTATGACCCAAAAGACAAGACACATTAATACAAATTATAAAGGGAAAGGGTTTAATGCGGATGACTATGAGGAATTCAGACATGCCTATGATTATGGCCGTTTGGATCGTGCGAAAGTATTCAAAGGAAGTCACCCTGCTTTAATGCAAGACAAAATTAAACAGCTTGATTGGAAAGATAAATTACGTTTTTCAGGCCCTACAGCAATTAACCGTGACTTAAAAAAGCATGAAAAACTAAAGTATAGAATACTTTCTTTTCTTGAAGAGAAATTCTTGGGAGGAAGGCTGATTGGTGGTTACAAAAACTATAAACTGATAAAAAAATAG
- a CDS encoding ABC transporter ATP-binding protein gives MKTYLRLIDFAKPLGGFIAPYLILTTLASIFSLANFAMLMPLLDILFGNIDSSTIPAHPLTLDDFELSTSFIKNYGYQEFGRIIEQQGPLTALLALCSITISASIFANIFRYMARRMAERLKGKTIANIRQAMYDKVLSLDIGFFNNQRRGDIVSRSTNDIFAVEASITQSLTTFVREPINLIVFFWALFSMSPQLTLFTLALIPVSGGGISFIAKKLKKHSKDVQSISSSLVSILDETIGGMRVIKAFNAEGFVNGKYQEENDKYMNSFTKEANRRELASPFSEVMGVTFVAVLLYYGGKLVLDESSSAPLEASQFIGYIVLFTQVLNPAKAISNTIGVIQRGLAAGERLLEFMEVEPAIKDSEPLKELTEFKGSIEFKNVHFAYGDNKVLKGINLSIEKGKTVALVGPSGGGKSTIADLIPRFYDVTEGEILIDGVNIKEYSLDSLRRVMGVVTQESILFHDSIFNNIAFGANNASKDNVMQAAKIANAHEFIEKSEDGYNTVIGERGTKLSGGQRQRLSIARAVFKNPPILILDEATSALDTESEKLVQDAITHLMKNRTSLVIAHRLSTIQDADEIIVIKDGGVVERGTHNALMQHDDGVYKKLQDLQSIS, from the coding sequence ATGAAGACATATCTTAGACTAATAGACTTTGCAAAGCCACTCGGAGGCTTTATAGCACCATATTTAATTCTAACAACCTTGGCAAGTATTTTCAGTCTAGCGAACTTCGCTATGCTAATGCCTTTGTTAGATATACTTTTCGGAAATATTGACAGCTCTACAATTCCTGCACACCCTCTAACACTAGATGATTTTGAGTTATCAACATCCTTCATCAAAAATTATGGATATCAGGAATTCGGAAGGATTATAGAGCAACAAGGACCTCTTACAGCACTTTTAGCTCTATGTTCTATTACTATTTCCGCTTCCATTTTCGCTAATATTTTCCGTTACATGGCGCGCCGTATGGCTGAACGCCTAAAGGGCAAAACCATCGCCAATATCCGTCAAGCGATGTATGATAAAGTACTGTCTCTGGATATAGGCTTTTTCAACAACCAAAGACGTGGAGATATTGTATCAAGGTCTACTAACGACATTTTTGCTGTAGAAGCTTCTATCACACAGTCTTTAACAACATTTGTCCGTGAGCCTATCAACCTAATTGTGTTCTTTTGGGCACTATTTAGTATGTCTCCTCAGCTAACACTTTTCACGCTGGCACTTATTCCTGTATCAGGTGGAGGTATTTCGTTTATTGCCAAAAAACTTAAAAAGCATTCTAAAGATGTCCAAAGTATTTCTTCCTCTTTGGTTAGTATTTTAGATGAAACAATTGGTGGCATGAGGGTTATAAAAGCCTTTAATGCAGAAGGGTTTGTAAACGGCAAATACCAAGAAGAAAACGACAAGTATATGAACTCATTCACAAAAGAGGCTAACCGTAGGGAACTAGCTTCTCCATTTTCAGAAGTGATGGGGGTTACTTTTGTTGCCGTTCTTCTTTATTATGGAGGAAAACTTGTGCTAGATGAAAGTAGCTCAGCTCCTCTTGAGGCTAGTCAGTTCATTGGTTATATTGTACTCTTTACTCAGGTATTGAACCCTGCAAAGGCTATTTCCAATACTATCGGGGTAATTCAAAGAGGCTTAGCAGCTGGTGAAAGACTATTGGAATTCATGGAAGTTGAACCTGCTATCAAGGATTCTGAACCATTGAAAGAACTAACAGAATTCAAAGGTTCAATTGAATTCAAAAATGTACACTTCGCATATGGAGATAATAAAGTCCTAAAAGGTATCAACCTATCTATTGAAAAAGGTAAAACGGTTGCCCTTGTAGGGCCTTCTGGAGGAGGTAAATCAACTATCGCCGATCTGATTCCGAGATTCTATGATGTTACGGAAGGTGAAATTCTAATTGACGGTGTCAATATAAAAGAATACTCACTTGACTCACTAAGACGTGTCATGGGAGTGGTGACACAGGAATCGATTCTTTTCCACGACAGCATCTTCAATAATATAGCATTTGGAGCTAATAATGCTTCAAAAGATAATGTGATGCAAGCTGCCAAAATTGCCAATGCTCATGAGTTCATCGAAAAATCAGAAGATGGGTACAATACTGTAATTGGCGAAAGAGGCACTAAACTTTCAGGAGGACAACGTCAGCGCCTTAGTATTGCTAGAGCCGTATTTAAGAACCCTCCAATTCTTATTTTAGATGAAGCAACGTCAGCTTTGGATACTGAATCTGAAAAACTGGTACAAGATGCCATTACACATCTGATGAAAAATCGCACCTCATTGGTAATTGCACATAGACTAAGTACTATTCAAGATGCTGATGAGATCATAGTTATTAAAGATGGTGGAGTTGTAGAACGTGGTACTCACAATGCACTGATGCAACACGACGATGGAGTCTACAAAAAACTACAAGACTTACAATCCATCAGCTAA
- a CDS encoding NAD-dependent epimerase/dehydratase family protein: protein MKTAIIIGTTGLVGSSLLKQLLDSDQYSTVISVGRRMSGQKHEKLQELVTNLDNISDLELSVTPDIAFCCLGTTMKKAGSKEAFYKVDYKYVEAFANWAKQHDVKVFSVISAMGADPESFFYYNQVKGKIEENLSDIGFDALHIFRPSLLLGDREELRIGEDIGKLLNSILSPVIPKRYKGIKAFNVAKVMLLKSIEATLGTHIFPSDEIQNIASQLTENAK from the coding sequence ATGAAGACAGCAATCATAATCGGCACCACCGGCTTGGTAGGTTCGTCACTGCTCAAGCAACTTCTAGACTCTGACCAATACAGTACAGTAATTTCAGTGGGAAGAAGAATGTCAGGGCAAAAACATGAAAAACTACAAGAGCTAGTTACCAACCTAGATAACATCTCTGACTTAGAACTAAGTGTTACTCCTGATATTGCATTCTGTTGTTTAGGTACAACCATGAAAAAAGCAGGATCCAAAGAAGCCTTCTACAAAGTAGACTACAAGTATGTTGAAGCTTTCGCTAACTGGGCCAAACAACATGATGTAAAAGTCTTTTCTGTAATCTCAGCAATGGGAGCAGACCCTGAGTCATTCTTCTATTATAATCAGGTAAAAGGAAAAATTGAAGAGAACCTTTCTGATATCGGATTCGATGCTTTACATATTTTTAGACCGTCATTATTACTAGGTGACCGTGAAGAGCTACGAATCGGAGAAGATATTGGTAAACTTCTCAATAGTATACTCAGTCCTGTTATTCCTAAAAGGTATAAAGGAATAAAAGCCTTTAACGTTGCCAAAGTAATGCTTCTTAAATCAATTGAAGCCACATTAGGAACTCACATTTTCCCATCTGATGAGATTCAAAACATAGCCAGTCAATTGACTGAAAATGCCAAATAA
- a CDS encoding nucleoside deaminase — MLDDEYYMGVALREAHKAAEEGEIPVGAVVVCKGKIIGKGYNQTIRLNDATAHAEMVAITSASEHLGSRYLSDCTLYVTLEPCVMCSGATFWSQLGRLVYGAKDDKRGYSRLSPSVLHPKTEILTGVLEEECSELILKFFNKLRKD; from the coding sequence ATGTTGGATGATGAGTATTATATGGGTGTAGCTCTTAGAGAAGCGCACAAAGCTGCCGAAGAAGGAGAGATTCCTGTAGGGGCGGTAGTCGTATGTAAAGGAAAAATAATAGGGAAAGGGTATAATCAGACGATTCGTCTAAATGATGCAACTGCTCATGCAGAGATGGTGGCAATCACCAGTGCTTCTGAGCATTTAGGCTCCCGGTATCTATCAGATTGTACATTATATGTTACGTTAGAGCCTTGCGTTATGTGTTCTGGAGCGACGTTCTGGTCACAGTTGGGTCGTTTGGTTTATGGAGCCAAAGATGATAAAAGAGGATATAGTAGGTTAAGCCCTTCTGTACTTCACCCTAAAACGGAAATTTTAACAGGTGTATTAGAAGAGGAGTGTAGCGAATTAATCTTAAAGTTTTTCAATAAGCTGCGAAAAGACTGA
- a CDS encoding RNA polymerase sigma factor: MKKYKISDCELINQYKNGNEAAFETLLKRHKNKLFTSIYLIVKDTYVAEDLLQDTFIKAINTIKSGRYNEEGKFLPWISRIAHNMAIDYFRKQKRYPTIIMEDGSNVFNTLEFSEDSIEDIKIKHETHATIRELVKKLPEAQREVLVMRHYMQMSFQEIAESTDVSINTALGRMRYALINLRKMMNQSSEPHAINKTKTTPGSTN, from the coding sequence ATGAAAAAGTACAAAATCAGTGATTGCGAATTGATTAACCAGTATAAAAACGGGAATGAAGCTGCTTTTGAAACCTTATTAAAAAGACATAAGAATAAGTTATTCACAAGCATCTATCTGATCGTTAAAGATACTTATGTCGCTGAAGATCTTCTTCAAGACACTTTCATTAAAGCAATCAATACGATTAAGTCAGGAAGATACAATGAAGAAGGTAAGTTTCTTCCTTGGATTTCCAGAATTGCCCACAATATGGCGATAGACTATTTCAGAAAGCAGAAACGTTACCCAACCATTATTATGGAAGATGGAAGCAACGTTTTCAATACACTGGAATTTTCAGAAGACTCTATTGAGGACATCAAGATCAAGCACGAAACTCATGCTACAATTAGAGAGCTTGTGAAGAAACTACCTGAAGCCCAAAGAGAGGTGCTAGTGATGCGTCACTACATGCAGATGAGCTTTCAGGAAATTGCTGAATCTACTGATGTAAGCATCAACACTGCTTTGGGAAGAATGAGATATGCGCTAATCAACTTGCGCAAGATGATGAATCAAAGCTCAGAACCCCATGCCATCAACAAAACAAAAACAACACCTGGATCTACTAATTAA